In Deltaproteobacteria bacterium, a single genomic region encodes these proteins:
- a CDS encoding DUF2309 domain-containing protein translates to MDARTPARENSCRAREPARGHHGQTSRPLRAILDHGNADATGLDTLHAAAAGEARGRGRYVSTGASQGAASRAARLESAPKEPPSTASHAPERLRAAIEHGAHYLPTQGPLELFIHHNTLHAFESLPFHRAITTAAKLVGGRGYLSEARFREAYAAGRIDDRDLELAIAYRRALPDAAARSPHALASPAAVLRAAMLHDLDVEPAARVRWRLREDFALTEPGDELRWSVCLDAVRRIGRSRRPDLRADAAAVLDRLGELSHRDLVRMFADIDVSEYVDRWLIRACAAHLDEGLAADRDDDRRLGLYAHWRRFQRPGRRYLRGLPAALRLPEDPLDAVAVSLAGLGVGADRVDAYITRVLQHLPGWGGLIHWREHNRDHRPQLPPVALVDYLAMRLLGEWSELERVCRDTWGCAIAALVEHLRQRPDEAAVRLALHEGHVSDVLARKSRRAMDRGGATSEATCAALVEEIEHDTEGADLERAWQLHRLTRALHLYGTELQATPIERIAELSSLLDGFAAAVRLPIWQEAYEIHYRDQVLEALHDGREHRHVATGRGQLQVVTCIDDREEGIRRHIEETEPRAETFGTGGFFGIPISFRGRNDEEFSALCPLGVTPAHRVLEVPCDDEHRGARRYDSSRAAVRRWRGHWRSILGHGWASLLGAYAVGFFAWLWLLGQLVFPRRFDRARRLVTRALMPEHPTVLTTDESCREPQHAIAGFTLREQVERVGATLTNIGLVRNFARVIAIVAHGSTSTNNPHYAAYDCGACGGRHGGPNARLFTLMANSPAVRAGLRGNGIDIPDDAHFVGGEHNTTNEGFTWWDLDRLPDSHRDDFRHLEQVVAEAARRSAQERCRKFDHAPRHGGPEDVLRHVQERALDPSQARPELNHATNALAVFGRRRLTRGAFLDRRAFLVSYDPESDAGGEVLERLLMALVPVIAGINLEYYFSTCDPQVYGAGTKLPHNVVGLVGVMDGGSSDLRTGLPTQMTEVHEPVRVLLVLEQTPAVIAAIMARQPAIRRLFENGWVLVACIGPEDGATRVWVPDDGFVPWQPRGLTLPVVHNSAAWFTGHDELLSPARIVAPRRIAGAT, encoded by the coding sequence GCACGCGCCCGAGCGGCTGCGTGCGGCCATCGAACACGGCGCGCACTACCTCCCGACCCAGGGCCCGCTCGAGCTCTTCATCCACCACAACACGCTGCACGCGTTCGAGTCGTTGCCCTTCCACCGTGCGATCACCACCGCCGCGAAGCTGGTGGGCGGTAGGGGGTACCTGTCCGAGGCACGCTTCCGCGAGGCCTATGCGGCCGGTCGCATCGACGACCGCGATCTCGAGCTCGCGATCGCCTACCGCCGCGCGCTCCCCGACGCGGCCGCGCGATCGCCCCACGCGTTGGCGAGCCCTGCTGCGGTGCTGCGCGCGGCCATGCTGCACGACCTCGACGTCGAGCCCGCGGCGCGGGTGCGGTGGCGGCTTCGCGAGGACTTCGCGTTGACCGAGCCCGGCGACGAGCTGCGCTGGTCGGTCTGTCTCGATGCGGTGCGACGCATCGGTCGCTCGCGTCGCCCGGATCTGCGCGCCGACGCAGCCGCCGTGCTGGACCGGCTCGGCGAGCTGTCACATCGCGATCTCGTGCGCATGTTCGCCGACATCGACGTGTCCGAGTACGTCGACCGCTGGCTGATCCGCGCCTGTGCGGCCCACCTCGACGAGGGCCTCGCCGCCGATCGCGATGACGATCGCCGCCTCGGGCTCTACGCGCACTGGCGTCGGTTCCAGCGTCCCGGACGACGCTACCTGCGGGGGCTGCCGGCGGCGCTGCGGCTGCCGGAGGATCCGCTCGATGCGGTCGCGGTGTCGCTCGCCGGTCTCGGCGTTGGGGCCGATCGAGTCGACGCGTACATCACCCGCGTGCTGCAGCATCTGCCAGGGTGGGGCGGGCTGATCCACTGGCGTGAGCACAACCGTGACCATCGCCCCCAGCTGCCGCCGGTGGCACTCGTCGACTACCTCGCGATGCGTCTGCTCGGCGAGTGGTCGGAGCTCGAGCGGGTGTGTCGCGACACGTGGGGCTGCGCAATCGCGGCGCTGGTCGAGCACCTGCGCCAGCGTCCCGACGAGGCCGCGGTTCGCCTCGCGCTGCACGAGGGCCACGTCTCCGACGTGTTGGCGCGCAAGAGTCGTCGCGCGATGGACCGCGGTGGCGCGACCTCGGAGGCGACCTGCGCCGCGCTCGTCGAAGAGATCGAGCACGACACCGAAGGCGCGGATCTCGAGCGCGCGTGGCAGCTGCACCGCCTCACGCGTGCGCTACACCTGTACGGCACCGAGCTGCAGGCGACGCCGATCGAGCGCATCGCCGAGCTGTCGTCGCTGCTGGATGGTTTCGCCGCCGCCGTGCGGCTGCCGATCTGGCAGGAGGCCTACGAGATCCACTACCGCGACCAGGTGCTCGAGGCCCTGCACGACGGCCGCGAGCATCGCCACGTGGCGACCGGGCGCGGGCAGCTCCAGGTCGTGACCTGCATCGACGATCGCGAGGAGGGCATCCGGCGGCACATCGAGGAGACCGAGCCGCGGGCCGAGACCTTCGGGACCGGCGGCTTCTTCGGCATCCCGATCAGTTTTCGCGGGCGCAACGACGAGGAGTTCAGCGCCCTGTGCCCGCTCGGGGTCACGCCGGCGCATCGCGTGCTGGAGGTCCCGTGCGACGACGAGCACCGCGGTGCGCGGCGCTATGACAGCAGTCGCGCCGCCGTGCGGCGCTGGCGAGGGCACTGGCGCAGCATCCTCGGCCACGGCTGGGCCTCGCTCCTGGGCGCCTACGCGGTGGGCTTCTTTGCGTGGCTGTGGCTGCTCGGACAGCTGGTGTTTCCGCGGCGGTTCGATCGTGCGCGCCGGCTCGTCACGCGCGCGCTGATGCCCGAGCATCCCACCGTGCTCACGACCGACGAGTCGTGCCGCGAGCCGCAGCATGCGATCGCCGGCTTCACGCTGCGCGAGCAGGTCGAGCGGGTCGGCGCCACGCTGACCAATATCGGGCTGGTGCGGAACTTCGCGCGCGTGATCGCGATCGTCGCCCACGGCTCCACCAGCACCAACAACCCGCACTACGCCGCGTACGACTGCGGCGCCTGCGGTGGACGTCATGGCGGCCCCAACGCGCGCCTCTTCACGCTCATGGCCAACTCGCCGGCGGTCCGTGCGGGGCTGCGCGGCAACGGCATCGACATCCCCGATGACGCCCATTTCGTCGGCGGCGAGCACAACACCACCAACGAGGGCTTCACGTGGTGGGACCTCGACCGCTTGCCCGACTCGCATCGCGACGACTTCCGTCACCTCGAGCAGGTGGTCGCCGAGGCGGCGCGACGTTCGGCGCAGGAGCGCTGCCGCAAGTTCGACCACGCGCCCCGGCACGGCGGACCCGAGGACGTGCTGCGCCACGTGCAGGAGCGGGCACTCGATCCGAGCCAGGCCCGACCCGAGCTGAATCACGCCACCAACGCGCTCGCGGTGTTCGGTCGTCGTCGGCTGACCCGCGGTGCGTTCCTCGATCGGCGCGCGTTCCTGGTGTCGTACGACCCCGAGTCCGACGCAGGTGGCGAGGTGCTCGAACGGCTGCTCATGGCGTTGGTTCCGGTCATCGCCGGCATCAACCTCGAGTACTACTTCTCGACCTGCGACCCCCAGGTCTACGGCGCCGGCACCAAGCTGCCCCACAACGTCGTGGGCCTGGTGGGGGTCATGGACGGCGGCAGCAGTGACCTGCGCACGGGGTTGCCCACGCAGATGACCGAGGTCCACGAGCCGGTGCGCGTGTTGTTGGTGCTCGAGCAGACGCCGGCGGTCATCGCCGCGATCATGGCGCGCCAGCCGGCGATCCGCAGGCTGTTCGAGAACGGCTGGGTGCTGGTGGCGTGCATTGGTCCCGAAGACGGCGCCACACGGGTGTGGGTGCCGGATGACGGCTTCGTGCCGTGGCAGCCCCGGGGGCTCACGCTGCCGGTGGTCCACAACTCCGCGGCGTGGTTCACCGGGCACGACGAGCTGCTCTCGCCGGCACGCATCGTCGCGCCGCGGCGGATCGCGGGTGCGACATGA